From one Erythrobacter sp. HKB08 genomic stretch:
- a CDS encoding queuosine precursor transporter has translation MEKPTRIKTGSGPPQAFRYYDIVMAAFVAILLLSNIIGAAKPSYITLPNGSEWSFGAGVLFFPISYIIGDILTEVYGYAKARRVIWTGFAALTFMAFMAWVVVALPPAEGWDGQEAYEKVFGNTWRIVLASIIAFWAGEFANSIVLAKMKVWTKGKMLWSRTIGSTVVGQGLDSMLFYPIAFLGQDGWTTELIIQLVLSQWLIKTAWEAFLTPVTYVVVNKLKSAEGVDIYDTATDFSPFAKSD, from the coding sequence ATGGAAAAGCCGACACGCATCAAGACGGGTAGCGGGCCGCCGCAGGCCTTTCGTTACTACGACATCGTCATGGCCGCATTCGTGGCCATCCTGCTGCTGTCGAACATCATCGGGGCGGCCAAGCCGTCCTACATCACCCTGCCAAACGGCAGCGAGTGGTCGTTCGGCGCAGGCGTGCTGTTCTTCCCGATCAGCTACATCATCGGCGACATCCTGACCGAGGTGTACGGCTACGCGAAAGCGCGGCGGGTCATCTGGACCGGCTTTGCCGCGCTCACCTTCATGGCCTTCATGGCATGGGTCGTCGTGGCCCTTCCCCCGGCGGAAGGCTGGGACGGGCAGGAGGCCTACGAGAAGGTCTTCGGCAATACCTGGCGCATCGTCCTCGCCTCGATCATCGCCTTCTGGGCAGGCGAGTTCGCCAACAGCATCGTACTGGCGAAGATGAAGGTCTGGACCAAGGGCAAGATGCTGTGGTCGCGCACGATCGGTTCGACCGTGGTCGGGCAGGGCCTCGACAGCATGCTGTTCTATCCCATCGCCTTCCTCGGCCAGGATGGCTGGACCACCGAGCTGATCATCCAGCTCGTTCTGTCGCAGTGGCTCATCAAGACCGCGTGGGAAGCGTTCCTGACGCCGGTAACCTACGTAGTGGTGAACAAGCTGAAGTCGGCCGAGGGTGTCGACATCTACGACACCGCGACCGACTTCTCGCCTTTCGCAAAATCGGATTGA
- a CDS encoding TonB-dependent receptor → MRVKAALLAGIAGSMFALPAYAQDNTDNDQEEAPVFRSSTEIVVTAQRQGQRLQEVPIAVSAFNAEALEAQQIENASDLQLTLPNVSFTKSNFTASSFTIRGIGDLCVGVSCDSATAIHLNSAPLFGTRLFETEYFDLERIEVLRGPQGTLFGRNATSGVVNVVSAKPDLSGFSAKAEFEYGNYNSIKAKGMVNVPIGDTIGIRIAGFYLDRDGYTTNLFNGDDIDDREMYAIRGSLRFEPGPDTTIDLMGYYFREDDNRMRIQKQQCQRDPTGILGCLNNRRDFDKLNSNSTFTGTLGSSEFLEFNGIPAVLGLNSLYGPDGYANFQESSDVREVSTQFTPEYFADELQIYGHIEHDFGGISVGLSGMYQETSVDSRQDYNNGVGQIPNAAAAFGTLQFFAANGIPTGLPAPAPAFVPGSSAYFTPITDALFSGTDLCVSDTRLDNRGAFEGFRVCTPDGTQFDRSNQENESWSGELIVSSDFDGPFNFLLGGIYAESKVLENSYFVNAFAIDYITGVLGSFTSFGLGLDPSYLATSFFRNNTTDFKLESYGIFGEVYFDITDKLKLTGGLRYNDDTKSISARSTLASFLNPYSNDGDPFSSPFAAGFDADPGIAGVQPLQQRSVAFDEITGRVVLDYQITPDNLIYASYSRGYKSGGINPPLQPIFAVPDSFASETIDAFEIGTKNTFANGMVQLNATAFYYKYKDLQLSRIIARTSVNDTIDANIWGLEIESLLRPSDRWLFNMNFSYLNAEVAGDQFFSNPRDPGGGDPNAVIIKDITNGALCAVTGSAQGGPDAFVNFVNGEINAGQVTGNVATTNPLQGTTEFPADANIASSGAFSVCAALDGYAAAAGGLFGGIEVLSPGVQVNLKGNKLPQAPEMKASVGVQYTYDFDSGMTLVPRFDVAFTGEQYGNVFNGRVNRIAPFVQANAQIQLNAPDNQWFVRGFVQNIFDSNSTTGLYVTDASSGLFTNIFTLDPRRYGIAVGVEF, encoded by the coding sequence ATGAGGGTCAAGGCTGCCCTGCTTGCCGGCATTGCCGGGAGCATGTTCGCACTACCTGCTTACGCGCAGGACAATACCGATAATGACCAGGAAGAAGCACCGGTCTTCCGTAGTTCAACCGAGATCGTCGTTACCGCGCAGCGCCAGGGCCAGAGGCTGCAGGAAGTTCCGATCGCAGTCAGCGCCTTCAATGCCGAAGCACTCGAAGCGCAGCAGATCGAGAACGCAAGCGATCTCCAGCTGACCCTGCCCAACGTCTCTTTCACCAAGAGCAACTTCACCGCCTCGAGCTTCACCATCCGCGGCATCGGCGACCTCTGCGTCGGCGTGAGCTGCGACAGCGCGACGGCAATCCACCTCAATTCCGCACCGCTCTTCGGGACGCGCCTGTTCGAGACCGAGTATTTCGATCTCGAACGGATCGAAGTACTTCGCGGACCGCAGGGCACGCTGTTCGGTCGTAACGCGACCTCGGGCGTGGTCAACGTCGTCTCGGCCAAGCCCGACCTCTCGGGTTTCAGTGCCAAGGCGGAGTTCGAATACGGCAACTATAATTCGATCAAGGCCAAGGGCATGGTCAACGTGCCGATCGGCGACACGATCGGCATCCGTATCGCGGGCTTCTACCTCGACCGTGACGGTTACACGACCAACCTGTTCAACGGCGACGATATCGACGACCGCGAAATGTATGCGATCCGCGGTTCGCTCCGTTTCGAGCCGGGCCCGGATACGACCATCGACCTGATGGGCTACTACTTCCGCGAAGACGACAATCGCATGCGTATCCAGAAGCAGCAGTGTCAGAGGGACCCGACCGGTATCCTCGGCTGTCTCAACAACCGCCGCGATTTTGACAAGCTGAACTCCAACTCGACCTTCACCGGCACGCTGGGTTCGTCCGAGTTCCTCGAGTTCAACGGCATCCCTGCGGTCCTGGGCCTCAACAGCCTCTATGGACCCGACGGTTATGCGAACTTCCAGGAATCGTCCGACGTTCGTGAAGTGAGCACGCAGTTCACGCCGGAATACTTCGCCGACGAACTGCAGATCTACGGTCACATCGAGCACGACTTCGGCGGGATCAGTGTCGGCCTGTCGGGCATGTACCAGGAAACGAGCGTCGACTCGCGCCAGGACTACAACAACGGCGTGGGCCAAATCCCGAATGCTGCCGCAGCGTTCGGAACCCTGCAGTTCTTCGCTGCCAACGGTATTCCGACCGGACTTCCGGCACCGGCTCCGGCCTTCGTCCCGGGTTCGAGCGCGTATTTCACGCCGATTACCGATGCCCTGTTCTCCGGCACTGACCTGTGCGTCTCCGACACGCGTCTCGACAACCGCGGCGCGTTCGAGGGCTTCCGGGTCTGTACCCCGGACGGCACGCAGTTCGACCGGTCGAACCAGGAGAACGAATCCTGGTCGGGCGAGCTTATTGTCTCGTCTGACTTCGACGGGCCGTTCAACTTCCTGCTCGGCGGTATCTATGCAGAATCGAAGGTGCTGGAGAACAGCTACTTCGTGAACGCCTTCGCCATCGACTATATCACCGGCGTCCTTGGCTCGTTCACGTCTTTCGGACTTGGGCTTGATCCAAGCTATCTGGCGACGTCGTTCTTCCGCAACAACACGACCGACTTCAAACTGGAAAGCTACGGCATCTTCGGCGAGGTCTATTTCGACATTACCGACAAGCTGAAGCTGACCGGCGGTCTGCGCTACAACGACGACACGAAATCGATTTCGGCTCGTTCGACGCTTGCAAGCTTCCTCAATCCCTACAGCAACGACGGCGATCCGTTCTCCTCGCCCTTCGCTGCCGGCTTCGATGCCGATCCGGGGATTGCGGGTGTCCAGCCGCTGCAACAGCGGTCGGTCGCATTCGACGAGATTACCGGCCGCGTGGTCCTGGATTACCAGATCACACCGGATAACCTGATCTATGCGTCCTACTCGCGCGGCTACAAGTCGGGCGGTATCAACCCGCCGCTGCAGCCGATCTTCGCGGTTCCGGACAGCTTCGCATCGGAAACGATCGACGCCTTCGAAATCGGTACGAAGAACACCTTCGCTAACGGCATGGTGCAGCTCAATGCGACGGCCTTCTACTACAAGTACAAGGACCTGCAGCTGAGCCGCATTATCGCACGCACTTCGGTCAACGACACGATCGATGCGAACATCTGGGGCCTCGAAATCGAGTCTCTCCTGCGTCCGTCCGATCGCTGGCTGTTCAACATGAACTTCAGCTACCTGAATGCAGAAGTTGCGGGCGACCAGTTCTTCTCGAACCCGCGTGACCCGGGTGGCGGCGATCCGAATGCCGTCATCATCAAGGACATCACCAACGGCGCTCTGTGTGCTGTCACCGGCAGTGCGCAAGGCGGGCCCGATGCCTTCGTGAATTTCGTCAACGGCGAAATCAACGCAGGCCAGGTAACCGGCAATGTTGCAACGACCAACCCGCTGCAGGGGACGACCGAGTTCCCGGCGGATGCCAACATCGCATCCTCGGGCGCTTTCAGCGTCTGCGCTGCGCTCGATGGCTACGCTGCAGCAGCAGGCGGCCTGTTCGGCGGGATCGAGGTGCTCAGCCCGGGTGTCCAGGTGAACCTGAAGGGCAACAAGCTGCCGCAGGCTCCGGAAATGAAGGCTTCGGTCGGTGTCCAGTACACCTACGACTTCGACAGCGGCATGACGCTCGTGCCGCGCTTCGACGTCGCCTTCACGGGTGAGCAGTACGGCAACGTGTTCAACGGCCGGGTCAACCGGATCGCTCCGTTCGTTCAGGCGAACGCGCAGATCCAGTTGAACGCGCCGGACAACCAGTGGTTCGTCCGCGGGTTCGTCCAGAACATCTTCGACAGCAACTCGACGACGGGTCTCTACGTGACCGACGCCTCGTCGGGCCTGTTCACGAACATCTTCACGCTCGATCCGCGGCGCTACGGCATCGCAGTCGGTGTGGAGTTCTAA
- a CDS encoding Ppx/GppA family phosphatase, with product MALRRRHADRQGMFAGNRVARAIIDIGSNTVRLVLYGGSPRAPVTLFNEKVTARLGREIGDTGRLADEAVELAMRGLRRYALILEELGVSRVDVVATAAARDATNGPEFLAMVSDLGFEPRLLSGEEEAELSAMGVVGAFPGASGVVADLGGGSLELVEIADGQCEVGTSLPLGTLRLPALLKHGREKGKAAIAEMLAGANWKAPKGEPLYLVGGTWRAGAVYAMEEQGYPLTDPHGFEIATKDAFALARRLATMEASDFAGSPRISSMRAENIPVAATLLMAMIEHLEPSRITVSAWGLREGIVFSQLASDAKGQDPLLAGVGEFAALRGCPPVLATRMAGWTADVVPRSQYGSERLRLAATMLSLASMQIEPNLRGPLAIEWSLHKRWIAIKAQDRAMLAAAVSANGNRCDLPKDVTSLAPEEALEAAICWGLATRLCRRLGARSSKLFQVSSLQIEGDALVLSLEESHEALFGIPNEKDLTLLADRLGKRPEFRVVSDAGLARIDSYAK from the coding sequence ATGGCGCTTCGCAGGCGGCACGCCGACCGGCAGGGCATGTTCGCCGGCAACCGGGTCGCCCGCGCAATTATTGACATCGGGTCGAACACCGTGCGCCTCGTGCTCTACGGCGGCTCGCCGCGCGCGCCGGTGACATTGTTCAACGAGAAGGTCACCGCGCGTCTCGGGCGCGAGATCGGCGATACCGGCAGGCTCGCCGACGAGGCGGTCGAACTCGCGATGCGCGGCTTGCGCCGTTATGCGCTCATCCTCGAGGAGCTCGGCGTGTCGCGCGTCGACGTGGTGGCGACCGCTGCTGCGCGCGATGCGACCAACGGGCCCGAGTTCCTCGCCATGGTGAGCGATCTGGGTTTCGAACCGCGCCTGCTTTCGGGCGAGGAGGAGGCCGAGCTGAGCGCTATGGGCGTGGTCGGCGCTTTTCCCGGTGCCAGCGGTGTAGTTGCCGACCTCGGCGGCGGCAGCCTCGAACTGGTCGAGATCGCCGACGGGCAATGCGAAGTCGGGACGAGCCTGCCGCTCGGCACCCTGCGTTTGCCGGCCTTGCTCAAGCACGGGCGCGAGAAGGGCAAGGCGGCGATCGCCGAAATGCTCGCCGGTGCGAACTGGAAAGCGCCCAAGGGCGAGCCGCTCTACCTCGTCGGGGGCACATGGCGCGCAGGTGCCGTCTACGCGATGGAAGAGCAGGGCTACCCGCTGACCGACCCGCACGGTTTCGAGATCGCGACGAAAGACGCTTTCGCACTCGCGCGGCGGCTGGCGACGATGGAAGCGAGCGATTTCGCCGGCAGCCCGCGCATTTCCAGCATGCGTGCGGAGAACATTCCGGTCGCGGCAACGCTGCTCATGGCGATGATCGAGCATCTCGAGCCGTCGCGGATCACCGTGTCGGCCTGGGGTCTGCGCGAAGGCATCGTCTTCTCCCAACTGGCGAGCGATGCGAAAGGGCAGGACCCGCTGCTCGCGGGTGTCGGGGAATTTGCAGCGCTCCGCGGCTGCCCGCCGGTACTGGCGACGCGCATGGCCGGATGGACTGCCGACGTCGTCCCGCGCTCGCAATACGGCTCGGAGCGTCTCCGCCTCGCCGCCACAATGCTGTCGCTCGCGTCGATGCAAATCGAGCCGAACCTGCGCGGCCCGCTGGCGATCGAATGGTCGCTCCACAAGCGCTGGATCGCGATCAAGGCGCAGGACCGCGCCATGCTCGCCGCAGCCGTCTCCGCCAATGGCAATCGCTGCGACTTGCCGAAGGATGTGACGAGCCTCGCACCCGAAGAGGCGCTCGAAGCGGCGATTTGCTGGGGTCTCGCGACCCGGCTCTGTCGCCGGCTCGGGGCGCGTTCGTCCAAGCTGTTCCAGGTCAGCAGTCTGCAGATAGAAGGCGATGCGCTGGTACTCTCGCTCGAGGAAAGCCACGAGGCGCTGTTTGGTATTCCGAACGAAAAAGACCTCACGCTGCTGGCCGACAGGCTGGGCAAGCGGCCCGAATTCCGGGTCGTCTCGGATGCCGGCCTCGCCCGGATCGACAGCTACGCAAAGTAG
- a CDS encoding RNA degradosome polyphosphate kinase: protein MDEAPDTGNMANTGKAVLPLDHAFEPSEEAADHYINRELSWLAFNARVLAEARNANYPLLERLRFLSISGSNLDEFMMIRVAGLVGQVQRGIERVSIDGRSPSQQLAAIREAVHELNAEQQSNWTELRAELEEAGITIADNARVDPESYAALKTYFLEEIVPVLTPQALDPAHPFPFVANEGAGLLFTLERESDGQQIVEMVLVPSAIPRWVRVPGDKAVYISIERLICRFADHMFPGFTIKGDGAFRVLRDSDIEIEEEAEDLVRTFRSAIQRRRRGQVIQLEMESDFDPVAEEILLEQMASSETTIIKTDGLIGVAGLSQIVEEDRPELKFASYSPRYPERILEHDGDCFSAIREKDIIIHHPYESFEVVVDFLRQAADDPDVVAIKQTLYRAGDQSPVIMALIAAAEEGKSVTAVVELKARFDEEQNLIWASKLERAGVQVIYGFVDWKTHAKVSMVVRREGDSYRTYCHFGTGNYHPITTKIYTDLSYFTADPKLGRDAAKLFNFVTGYVEPRKTGQLAISPIGLREKLYQRIDKEIANAKAGRPSGIWAKLNSLTDKDVIDRLYRASQAGVEIQLVVRGICCLRSGVEGLSENIRVKSIIGRFLEHSRIWAFANGEAFPSFKAKVYITSADAMERNLDRRVEVMVPIRNKTVHDQVLQQVLLANLLDTEQSWEQQSDGTYERAQPGEKPFNCHQYFMTNPSLSGRGGALEAGAVPMLALRKGAA from the coding sequence ATGGATGAGGCACCGGACACGGGGAATATGGCGAATACGGGCAAAGCGGTCCTACCCCTGGATCACGCCTTCGAACCGTCGGAGGAGGCGGCCGATCACTACATCAACCGCGAGCTGAGCTGGCTCGCGTTCAATGCCCGTGTCCTCGCCGAAGCCCGCAATGCGAATTACCCTCTGCTTGAACGGCTGCGCTTCCTGTCCATTTCGGGCAGCAATCTCGACGAGTTCATGATGATCCGCGTCGCCGGCCTCGTCGGGCAGGTGCAGCGCGGGATCGAGCGCGTCTCGATCGACGGGCGCAGCCCCTCGCAGCAACTCGCGGCCATTCGCGAGGCGGTGCACGAGCTCAATGCCGAACAGCAATCGAACTGGACGGAACTGCGCGCCGAGCTCGAGGAAGCGGGTATCACCATTGCCGATAATGCTCGGGTCGATCCCGAAAGCTATGCCGCGCTCAAGACCTATTTCCTCGAGGAAATCGTCCCGGTCCTGACACCGCAGGCGCTCGACCCGGCGCACCCGTTCCCCTTCGTGGCGAATGAGGGCGCGGGGCTGCTCTTCACGCTGGAGCGCGAATCCGACGGACAGCAGATCGTCGAGATGGTGCTGGTCCCGTCCGCGATTCCGCGCTGGGTGCGCGTTCCGGGCGACAAGGCGGTCTACATCAGTATCGAGCGCCTGATCTGCCGCTTTGCCGATCACATGTTCCCCGGCTTCACGATCAAGGGCGATGGCGCGTTCCGTGTGCTGCGCGACAGCGATATCGAGATCGAGGAAGAGGCCGAGGATCTCGTGCGCACCTTCCGCAGCGCGATCCAGCGGCGCCGCCGCGGGCAAGTGATCCAGCTCGAGATGGAAAGCGATTTCGACCCGGTGGCCGAGGAAATCCTGCTCGAGCAGATGGCTTCGAGCGAGACGACCATCATCAAGACCGACGGGCTGATCGGCGTCGCCGGCCTCTCGCAAATCGTCGAGGAGGACCGGCCGGAACTGAAATTCGCGAGCTACAGCCCGCGCTATCCCGAACGCATCCTCGAGCACGACGGCGACTGCTTCTCCGCCATTCGCGAGAAGGATATCATCATCCACCACCCCTACGAAAGCTTCGAGGTGGTGGTCGATTTCCTGCGCCAGGCAGCGGACGATCCCGACGTGGTCGCCATCAAGCAGACGCTCTATCGTGCTGGCGACCAGTCGCCGGTCATCATGGCGCTGATCGCTGCTGCGGAAGAGGGCAAGTCGGTCACTGCGGTGGTCGAACTCAAGGCCCGGTTCGACGAGGAGCAGAACCTGATCTGGGCCTCCAAGCTCGAACGGGCAGGGGTGCAGGTGATCTACGGTTTCGTCGACTGGAAGACCCATGCGAAGGTTTCCATGGTCGTGCGCCGCGAAGGCGACAGCTATCGGACCTACTGCCACTTCGGGACAGGCAACTACCACCCGATCACGACCAAGATTTACACCGACCTCAGCTACTTCACCGCCGACCCGAAACTCGGGCGCGATGCGGCAAAGCTGTTCAACTTCGTCACCGGCTATGTCGAGCCGCGCAAGACCGGGCAGCTGGCAATCTCGCCGATCGGGCTGCGCGAGAAGCTCTACCAGCGGATCGACAAGGAAATCGCCAATGCGAAGGCGGGCAGGCCCTCCGGCATCTGGGCAAAGCTCAATTCGCTGACCGACAAGGATGTGATCGACCGGCTCTACCGGGCGAGCCAGGCGGGAGTCGAAATCCAGCTCGTCGTGCGCGGCATCTGCTGCCTGCGTTCCGGCGTCGAAGGCTTGTCGGAGAACATCCGCGTCAAGTCGATCATCGGCCGTTTCCTCGAACACAGCCGCATCTGGGCCTTTGCCAATGGCGAGGCTTTCCCGAGCTTCAAGGCCAAGGTCTACATCACCTCTGCCGATGCGATGGAGCGAAATCTCGACCGGCGCGTTGAGGTCATGGTTCCGATCAGGAACAAGACGGTCCACGACCAGGTGCTGCAGCAGGTGCTGCTCGCGAACCTGCTCGATACGGAGCAAAGCTGGGAGCAGCAGAGCGATGGCACGTACGAACGCGCGCAGCCGGGCGAGAAGCCTTTCAACTGCCACCAGTACTTCATGACCAACCCGTCGCTCAGCGGGCGCGGTGGCGCGTTGGAAGCAGGCGCCGTCCCGATGCTCGCGCTGCGCAAAGGCGCTGCCTGA